One window of Perca flavescens isolate YP-PL-M2 chromosome 6, PFLA_1.0, whole genome shotgun sequence genomic DNA carries:
- the LOC114556807 gene encoding C-type lectin domain family 12 member B-like gives MNRRPQEEIEEIKEEEDNYVNAPAWTVDKVAAPPDQRSLFFSQSFPLIAVCWLILLVIMGLRIHFTSVNDAKLTAEIQQLTAVNQQLETQKKNLTEQIQNMETNWNELNVSRAQWSIDAYCPKRSNVRQCKACQNGWELTGSNCYVYYDADPPNQKTWQEAREDCRGKGSDLVVVHSQVEQHLLY, from the exons ATGAACAGAAGACCACAGGAGGAAATTG AGGAaatcaaagaagaagaagataacTATGTTAATGCTCCAGCCTGGACTGTGGATAAAGTGGCAGCCCCTCCAG accagaggtctctcttcttctctcagtcTTTTCCACTGATAGCAGTGTGTTGGCTGATACTGTTAGTCATCATGGGCCTTCGTATCCACT TTACTTCTGTTAACGACGCCAAGCTGACGGCAGAAATCCAGCAGCTGACAGCAGTAAACCAGCAGCTGGAGACACAGAAGAAGAACTTAAcagaacaaatacaaaacatggaGACAAACTGGAATGAGCTCAACGTCAGCCGAGCTCAGTGGAGCATTGATGCCTACTGCCCCAAAAGAAGTAACG TGAGACAGTGTAAAGCTTGTCAGAATGGCTGGGAACTCACCGGGTCTAACTGCTATGTGTATTATGACGCTGATCCTCCTAATCAGAAAACCTGGCAAGAAGCTCGAGAAGACTGCAGAGGAAAGGGTTCAGATCTGGTTGTTGTACATAGTCAAGTGGAACAG CATCTCCTCTACTGA